The nucleotide window GGCACCGCGCGTTCTAATATTACATACGAAGCATAATCTAAAAACCAGGTTTTAAATTGCCCCTGAATCCCACTACTATCACTATGCTCAATGTTATCTACAATTTCTTCTTTCATATTATTCGTCAAAAACTTTTACCTTATTCTAAAAACTCAAATAAATATTTATTATCAAAATCGACTTCGAACTGATTCAGCAACTCAATATACTCTTCCCTGAATGTTTTCTCTTCATGATGTTCCCGTTGATTCAAAACGTAATTCACTACAGCCTTTACCTGTGATTCGCTGTAAGAAAATGCGCCAAAGCCACGCTGCCACTCGAAATATCCTTCAACCCACCCTTTATCGTTGATAAACGACGTGGCATTTGCTTTCACATCTCTCACCAGATCCGATATAGCCAACTCCGGCCCCATACTAACAAAAATATGAACATGATCAGGCATACAATAAATGGCATATAATTTCTGCTTCTTATTCTGAATGATACCTGTCATATATTTTTGCAACTCGTCTCTAAACTCCTCCCGAATTACTGATGCTCTACCCTTAACCGCAAACACGATTTGTATATACAATTTGGTGTAGGTATTTGCCATCTATTGATATTGCGCCGCTACGCGGCTATTAATATTTCACCCCTATGCGGTTATTTACATTTCGCCTACACACCTATTGATATTGCGCCGCTACGCGGCTATTAATATTTCACCCCTATGCGGTTATTTACATTTCGCCTACATACCGCTATTGATATTGCGCCGCTACGCGGCTTACATCGCGATGCCATGCGGCTCCATTAACCATCCATTTATATGTCAGCACCAGGCGCTAAATATAATAACTCCGGACTCAGCTACCTATAAGAGCCGCATAGCGGCGGGGCATCCTTTTCAAGCTACCTCATTCTGACCCTTATGCTTACCTATCACCCCCAAATGCGTAAACGCAAATCCCTTATTATACTTTAAACCGTAACCCACCATTCTATCCAGCGCAGCATGTCCGAATAATACAACACCTGCCCTCAAAAGCAGATCAATACTCAGATACATTCCTGCGAGAAAGATCAATATTGCCAATCCTTTATGATGAAAAAGATTATATAGAGCAGCTCCGACTTTGTCATTGACCAGGTATCCTACCATACTGATATCCGGTCCCAACAAAACCAGCAAATACCAATACCAGGCCGCATCACTATTCCACAATAAGAAAATACTCAACAGCAACATTACCAGCTCTTCTGTTTTTAATAGCCATTTCATTACTGTCCATTTTCATTTAATTCAGGTAATAATTCCATTTGCCTGCCAGGTCCGGGTAACTTAACATCAAATGATTTCCAGTCTTTGTTGATGTCGCCTTCTGTTACAATTCTACCTGCCTCTATCAGCATTCTGATGCGCCACATTAAAAACACATCCCCTGTTTTGATCTTCATCCGGTTCAACGTGTTTTGCAACACGCGCGACACTTTCTGCCATTCCCCCGTAATATTTTTCAATATCTCGGCATCGTAAAAACCATCTTCCCTGCTTACTATTTTTTTACCCCCTTCCAGTATCCGCACCAAAGCATTTTCCTGGGTCAATTTATTCCACTCGTCGGGGTCAACCTCGTATTCACTCAAAGTGATAGGTCTTGCCAGCTTTTTGGCTTTTAAGAATTCTGAAGGCTGTATTTCACTTAACCAGGATGGGTAAAAGATCTGTCCCTTTTCATTAATAAAAGGCAGATTGTTCATATATAACACCATCACTCTTCCCTGAAATTCTCTTAGCTGTGGCATCAGCCAGTAATAACCGCATACATCATGCTGATTTTGCCCCATCCAGATCCAAGCCCGCTCCTCTTCGTTCTCCTGCAAAGCCTTAATCAGGTTATGTACAGTGAGCTTATCATCTACCAGGTCAGACTGCTCTTTGTACGGTGAATTTTCAAGCAATTGTTTCCACCAATCCCGCCGCTGCTGATACCCTTCTGTCTCATAGATCTGGTCAACAGGCCCCACTGCATAGTCATCCTTTATCTGGATTACATCACCTGCAAGTGACTCGTCGAGCTCCTGCACTTTGCGCATCAGCTCCATCTCTACCTCATTGAATACAATATGTATCATTCTGGTTTAATTAAAAATTAATAACTTCATTCACCTTTTAAAGAATTCAAAATAGCAGTTAGAATTTTCAAGAGTTCTTCGCAATAAAAAATTAACGAGTAGCTAGTTTGGGTTCCAAAATTTAAGATTCCCTTAATAGTCGCAACCAATATCGCGCCTCCCTGTATGATTTTTCTAATTTATGTCCAAAATCTTTTCTCGAAGATTGCCCTATTGCCTCCTCCACGTTTGCACCTATAGAAGTTCCACTATTTAATACCTGAGAACATAATCCAAATGAAAAACTTTTATCTGCTATAAGATTATTTTCTTTCATCAGAGACTTCCATTATTCATCATTAATTAACAACGGCTTCTTCCAGCTCTTCTTCCTTATCAATCTCTACTACCAGGTTATTGATGATAAAGGCCTGGCGTTCCATTGTATTCTTACCCATATAATACTCCAGCAGTTGCTGAATATGGTCTCCATGCTCTACCCGCATTAATTGTTTACGCATGTCGGTTCCGATAAACTGCGCAAATTCGTCCGGACTGATTTCACCTAATCCTTTAAAGCGTGTCACTTCCGGCTTACCAGAAAGCTTTTTCAACGCCGCTTTCTTTTCTGACTCACTGTAACAATAGATGGTTTCTTTCTTATCACGTACCCTGAACAAAGGCGTTTCCAGCACATACACTTTTTCCTGTTTTACCAGGTCGGGAAAAAACTGTAAAAAGAAGGTCATGATCAATAAGCGGATGTGCATGCCATCCACATCGGCATCGGTGGCTATTACAATGTTGTTAAATCGCAATCCTTCCATCCCCTCCTCAATATTCAGCGCATGCTGCAGCAGGTTGAATTCTTCATTTTCATATACCACTTTTTTGGTCAGTCCAAAACAGTTCAACGGTTTACCGCGCAAGCTAAACACCGCCTGTGTTTCTACGTTACGGGCCTTGGTAATCGATCCGCTGGCGCTATCCCCCTCAGTTATAAAAATGGTGGTTTCCGCTTGCTTGGCCATGATCTCGTCTTTGTTTTTTGCAGGGGGCTCTTCATTCAGGTGATAGCGGCAATCACGCAACTTGCGGTTATGCAGGTTGGCTTTTTTAGCCCGCTCATTCGCCAGTTTCTTGATACCTGCAAGATCTTTCCGTTCACGTTCGCTTTGTTCAATCCGCTTTTTCAATGCATCGGCAACGGCCGGATTCTTATGCAGGTAATTATCCAGTTCCCTCGATAAAAAGTCACCCACAAATTGCCGCATACTGGGCCCGTTGATATCTACGTTTTGCGAGCCCAGCTTGGTTTTGGTCTGGCTCTCGAAAACCGGCTCCACTACGCGCACACTGATGGCGGCAACGATACCCGTTCTTATATCAGAAGTTTCATAATCTTTTTTATAGAAATCACGGATCGTCTTTACAAAACCCTCCCTGAACGCCTGTTGGTGGGTACCTCCCTGTGTAGTATGCTGCCCGTTCACAAAGCTATACAGCTCTTCACCATACTCATTACCATGTGTGATCGACAATTCAATATCCTCCCCCTTCAGGTGGATAATAGGATATCTTATTTCATCGGGGTTGGTTTTGCGCTCCAGCAGATCCAACAACCCATTGCGACTGATATATGATTTACCATTAAAGATTATTTTCAATCCCGCATTCAGGAAACAATAATTCCACAAAAGGTTTTCCAGGAACTCGGGGTGAAACTTAAAATTCTTGAATATGGTATCATCCGGTATAAAAGTCACCATGGTACCATTAGCTCCCGTAGTGCTGCTTTCTTTATGTTCCTTCACCAGGATGCCTCTTTCAAATTCCGCCACCTTTTCCTTCTGCTCCCTGATAGAAGACACTTTGAAATAATTACTTAGCGCATTGACGGCTTTGGTACCTACCCCGTTCAAACCCACTGATTTCTGGAAAGCACGGCTATCGTATTTGGCGCCCGTATTAATTTTACTTACTACATCCACCACCTTACCCAGGGGAATACCTCTCCCATAATCGCGAACCGTTACGGTTTTACCCTCAATCTTCAGCTCAATGGTTTTGCCGTGCCCCATGGTGTATTCATCTATACAGTTATCCATTACCTCTTTAACCAATACGTAAATACCGTCATCGGGACTGCCACCATCGCCCAGTTTACCAATGTACATACCCGGGCGCAGCCGTATATGCTCCTTCCAGTCAAGGCTTTTTATACTGTCCTCATCATAATCAGAACCTGGTGTACTTACTTTTTCCTTAGCCATTTATCATCTCCTTTTTTAATCAGTTTTAATGGGGCGTGCCCCTGTTTCCGCTCTGCTCCAACAGGGCCGGGCTATTCGCTGCAAGTCCGCCACATGCCCGCACACCGGCCTTCAGCGGGCTTTACGCTGCTATCCCTGTCCGTTATAAAAAAATAAATCAGCGGGATTCATATAATATTTATTATAAACCAGCAGTTTAGAATTAAAATCCTGCTAATTTATAAAATGAATGTAGCGAAACACGCAAATATAATAAAACTGAAATCCCGTAAGCCCCCGACTTTTATACACAGGGTGTGAAGAAAATAGATTGGTTTACTTCGGATCCAAATAATAAACCAGCGGACCGCTCAAAAAGAATGACTTAACTTCAAAAATGCGTTGTACTTCCGCAATATTATTGCCCAATACCAGTGCAGAATGGGCATACTTAATTTCCAGCGCTGATCCGCTAAAGTTGGCTTCAGGATCACGCCCGGGACTTATTTGTTCCAAAAGGCTGGTTATATCGGCCGACGATCCGGCAGGAATTTCAAACCGGCGGGCGCCATTTTCACTCCATGTCCCGGTAATCTTACTAACAAATACCCTGGCCAGGTCAGATTTTTTTAAGGGCACGATCTCCTCGGCGCGGGCTATTTCTAAATTGCCTCCTCCAATGCTGTCATTAACTCCTTTTACTGTAAGGATGACAGCTACAGGCGCCCTTGATGTATTCCGGATAATATACATGGGCCGGATAGAACAACTGTAAAGAAAAACAACAAGCAGCAACATGGAAAAACAGATACATTTTTTTTTCATAAGGCTGTTTTTTGATTAATACGCGCCCATGCAGAAAAGTAACCTGCTATCACACAGGGATTATAAGTTTTTACTAACTTCCATCCGGAAAAACCAATTACATGTACACTACCCGATTTATCCAATTAAAATACCTGGTACCTAATACCGTTTACACCATTTTCATCCCGATGGTATCCAGCTTGCTCGTATATATACTATATGTAGTGCTGGGCTATCATAATATAGCCATCCCCCTGCTGCCGGTTACATTAATAGGTACAGCCGTTTCTTTTTATGTGGGCTTCAAAAACAACTCGTCTTACGACCGTATGTGGGAGGCACGCCGCATCTGGGGTGGTATCACCAACTCCAGCAGGATGTGGGGCACCATGGTGTTACAATTAACAAACGACAAGGAAACCAGCAAAAAACTGATCCGCCGGCATATTGCGTGGTGCAATATGTTAAGGTTACAGCTCCGGAGAAACAAAGTGTGGTCTGAAACCTATTACCAGCGCTACACCTCTCCACTGCAACGAAATGATGAAGATAGCTTTGAGCAAAAAGCTGACCGGATACTTACCAAGTACCTTACTCCTGAAGATTATGCACAGGTAAAAAAGAAAGGGAATATTGCCAGCTATTTGCTAAATATGCAAAACGCAGATTTAAAAGCCCTGAAAGAAAACGACGTTATTGATGCCATGGAGTATATGACCATGTGCAATATTATACAGGAATTGTATAATAACCAGGGGGGATGCGAACGGATTAAAAACTACCCTTTCCCCAGGCAATATGCAGTATTTAGCCGGTTATTTGTGGATGTATTTATGTTCATACTTCCCTTTGGCCTCATTTCTCAAATTATTGAACTTACACCTACTGTCCCCTGGCTGATCTTCCCTGTTTGCCTGGTGGTTGCCTGGATCTTTAACTCGATGGAGCAGGTAGGTGATTTTAGTGAGAACCCTTTTGAAAATGCGGTAACAGATGTTCCCATGTCTGCCATGTGCCGAAGCATAGCGGTTGATCTGCAGGAAATGATGGATGAACAGGATGTACAGGAGCGGTTAAAACCCATTAACGGTATCCTGATGTGATCATCTATTTCCGGTAATATTTTAACAGGAAATTTTGCGCGCTTAATACGTCTACAGAAGAAAAATAAAAATCAGCAGTATTTTCTGTCACAATACAGGAGCAACCTGCATTAAGCGCCGAATAATATTGTAACCCATCTTCAAAGTCCTTTACCTTTTTATCGCAGGCAGCTAAAACTACCTCATCATTACCACAATCGGCTATTAAAACGTATTGCATCAGCAATACCATTCGTGCCTTAGCCGAAGTGGCCCCGTGTTTTTTCTCAGCAAAATAATAGGTAATCGCTAAAGCAACGGCACTTGTAACCAACTGGTGTTTGTTGGCTGTGGCCCAGCTTAATACCCGGGAAGCGTAGGTAAATACAGGATATTGCTTATTAACTACTGCAACTAAAATATTGGCATCTACGAAGATCTTCACCGAACGGAGTTATTTTTTGTCTTCGAAATATTTTGCTTTTTCCTTGTTCGAAAGAGAAGAGGTTTTATATTCGGCCGGGCCTTCGGCCACCATGCTTACCCATTCTTCAATTGGAATATGCTCAATATGCTCGTGCTGCCCCGTTGCAATTACTTTTTTCAAAAGTATTTCTGTAAGGCGCGATAAACTCAATCCCTGAGCCTCCGCATAATCTTTTGCTCTTTTTATTACAGCAGCATTAAAACTTAAAGTAACCTTGGCATCCATAGCAACATCTTTATACGACAAAGTTAAAAAATCTATACGTATAAATCCTAATTTCTTCAACCGCCGGCTGTCCCCTCAATAAATTGCTTACAATCAATCTGCGCAAAATAATTTTTCTATTCGAAATGCTTACCTTCATAGTAATAGTTGTTTAACTAACTAAATTTAAACAACCGGTTGCTATATCTGTCAGCTGAGTTTACCAGTATCTATCTTTTAAAAAGGAATGCCCGGTAATGCTACAGACAGTTGCAGGAAAAATAACATGCTGCTCAATATGGCACCGGTATTCATAAAACCGGATATTCATGAAACGTATCATCAAAAAAGTGGCGGTATTAGGTAGCGGTGTAATGGGCTCACGCATAGCCTGTCATTTTGCCGGAGCCGGCATACCGGTATTATTACTGGATATTGCAGCAGAAGGCAGGGACCGGAATAAGATTGTAAATGATGCGCTGACAGCCGCTGCAAAGAGCAATCCCTCCCCGCTTTACACGCCAGATATCGTAAAAAGAATCACTACCGGAAATTTTGATGACCATTTAAAAGATATCAATGGTTGTGACTGGGTAATTGAAGTAGTGGTGGAAAGGCTGGATATCAAGCGACAGCTTTTTGATAAAGTAGAGCAGTTTCGTAAGCCGGGCAGCTTGATTACCAGCAACACATCTGGAATTCCGATACACCTGATGGCGGAGGGCAGAAGCGAAGATTTTAAAAAACACTTCTGCGGCACTCATTTTTTCAACCCGCCCCGTTACTTACGCCTGCTGGAAATTATTCCAACCAAAGAAACCGGCAAAGAGGTGGTTGATTTTTTGATGGAATACGGCGACCTGATACTAGGTAAAACAACGGTGCTTTGTAAAGACACGCCGGCTTTTATTGCCAACCGTATTGGTGTATATAGCATCATGTCTATTTTCAGGCTGGTTGATCAGCTGGATCTCACCATTGACGAAGTGGAAGCCCTGACGGGACCGCTGATTGGCCGCCCCAAATCGGCCACATTCAGAACCGCTGATGTAGTAGGTATTGACACATTAGTAAAAGTGGCCAACGGCGTTTATGATAATTGCCCCGATGATGAGGCCAGGCAGATCTTCAAAATTCCTGAATGGTTAAATAAAATAACAGCTAACAACTGGCTGGGAGATAAAACAGGCCAGGGCTTCTTTAAGAAAGTAAAAACGGATAAAGGCTCTGAGATTCTGACGCTGGATTTAAAAAGCTTTGAATATAAGCCAAGAGTAAAGCCCCAATTTGCCTCAGTGGAAGCAGCTAAACCTGTTGAGGATTTGGCCAGCCGTATCGGGCTGTTGATTGCCGGTAAAGATAAGGCTGCAGATTTTTTAAGACAGTTCCATTATAGCTTGTTTTCCTATATCAGCCATCGTATTCCTGAAATAAGCGATGAACTCTATCGTGTAGATGATGCCATGAAAGCAGGCTTTGGCTGGGAAATAGGCGCTTTTGAAACCTGGGATTTACTAGGCGTAGCTAAAACTACCGAAGCCATAAAAGCAGCGGGCCATAGTGTGGCACCATGGATAGAAGAAATGATTGCTGCAGGTCATCCCTCCTTTTATAAGATAGAGAAGGGTAAAACACTGTTTTATGATATAATATCCAAAACCTATTTACCCGTTCCGGGAGGCGGGGCTTTTATTATTCTCAAAAATTATAGCGACCAACTGGTTTGGAAAAACAGCAGTTGTAAGCTATACAATATAGGTGATGATGTATTGGCGCTGCAATGGAATACCAAAATGGGAACCATTGGTGGCGATGTATTAAGCGGCATACAAACGGCTATAGAAAAGGCTGAGAAAGATTTTAAAGGGTTGGTGATAGCCAACGATGGCGCTAATTTTTCGGCAGGCGCCAATATAGGAATGATCTTTATGCTGGCTGTAGAGCAGGAGTATGACGAGCTCGACTTTGCCATACGTGCTTTTCAAAATGCCATGATGCGCGTGCGCTATTCGAGCATACCGGTAGTGGTGGCGCCCCATGGCCTGGCATTGGGAGGCGGTTGCGAATTAAGTTTGCACAGCGATAAGATATGCGCAGCTGCGGAAACCTATACCGGTTTGGTTGAATTAGGCGTAGGAGTAATCCCCGGCGGTGGCGGATCAAAAGAATTTGCATTGCGTGCTGCTGATGAAATGCATGCAGGCGAACCGGAAAACATTACCTTACAAAACAGGTTTTTAACCATTGCAACGGCTAAAGTGGCTACATCAGCCTACGAAGCATTCAACCTGGGCATATACAGGAAAGGACTGGATGAAGTGGTGATGAACCAGGACAGGCGTGTTGCCGAAGCAAAGCGTAGCGTTATCGACTTATATGATGGCGGCTATACCATGCCTGTACAGCGTACCGACATTAAGGTTTTAGGTCGTAGTGCGCTGGGGGCATTGCTTGCCGGAATACATGCGATGGAGCAAGGCCAATATGCAACGGAGCATGACGCTAAAGTAGCCCGCAAGCTGGCTTATGTCATGTGCGGCGGCGACCTGAGCGAGCCTACCCTGGTAAGCGAGCAATATTTATTGAACCTCGAGCGGGAAGCCTTCCTATCGCTGTGCGGCGAAAGAAAAACATTAGAACGTTTGCAGAGCGTCATTAAAACGGGAAAGCCAATAAGAAACTGATCAAACTTATATTAAATAAGTGGCTACGCGCATCAAACAAATATCGGAGGACATATATTGGATCTATAATCCTTCCTATTACAATTGCACCTACCTGGTAAAAAGAGGGGAGCGTATCATTTTAATAGACACCTGCATGCAGTCTGATGCAAGTGACATTAAAAAAGCACTCCAATAACTCTCCTTGCCCGTTCAGTCCGTCACAGACATCCTCCTTACTCACTGGCATAATGACCATTCCGCGGGTACAGCTGAGCTTAAAGCAATATCCAACTGTACTATTTATTGCCAGAACGAGGAAGCTCCTTATTTTGAGAAAAAGCCCAATTCGAAAATCAGGCAATTGGCAGAGTAT belongs to Niabella yanshanensis and includes:
- a CDS encoding DUF6364 family protein, giving the protein MDAKVTLSFNAAVIKRAKDYAEAQGLSLSRLTEILLKKVIATGQHEHIEHIPIEEWVSMVAEGPAEYKTSSLSNKEKAKYFEDKK
- the tnpA gene encoding IS200/IS605 family transposase; translated protein: MANTYTKLYIQIVFAVKGRASVIREEFRDELQKYMTGIIQNKKQKLYAIYCMPDHVHIFVSMGPELAISDLVRDVKANATSFINDKGWVEGYFEWQRGFGAFSYSESQVKAVVNYVLNQREHHEEKTFREEYIELLNQFEVDFDNKYLFEFLE
- a CDS encoding DNA topoisomerase IV subunit B, whose product is MAKEKVSTPGSDYDEDSIKSLDWKEHIRLRPGMYIGKLGDGGSPDDGIYVLVKEVMDNCIDEYTMGHGKTIELKIEGKTVTVRDYGRGIPLGKVVDVVSKINTGAKYDSRAFQKSVGLNGVGTKAVNALSNYFKVSSIREQKEKVAEFERGILVKEHKESSTTGANGTMVTFIPDDTIFKNFKFHPEFLENLLWNYCFLNAGLKIIFNGKSYISRNGLLDLLERKTNPDEIRYPIIHLKGEDIELSITHGNEYGEELYSFVNGQHTTQGGTHQQAFREGFVKTIRDFYKKDYETSDIRTGIVAAISVRVVEPVFESQTKTKLGSQNVDINGPSMRQFVGDFLSRELDNYLHKNPAVADALKKRIEQSERERKDLAGIKKLANERAKKANLHNRKLRDCRYHLNEEPPAKNKDEIMAKQAETTIFITEGDSASGSITKARNVETQAVFSLRGKPLNCFGLTKKVVYENEEFNLLQHALNIEEGMEGLRFNNIVIATDADVDGMHIRLLIMTFFLQFFPDLVKQEKVYVLETPLFRVRDKKETIYCYSESEKKAALKKLSGKPEVTRFKGLGEISPDEFAQFIGTDMRKQLMRVEHGDHIQQLLEYYMGKNTMERQAFIINNLVVEIDKEEELEEAVVN
- a CDS encoding four helix bundle protein — translated: MKENNLIADKSFSFGLCSQVLNSGTSIGANVEEAIGQSSRKDFGHKLEKSYREARYWLRLLRES
- a CDS encoding 3-hydroxyacyl-CoA dehydrogenase/enoyl-CoA hydratase family protein, giving the protein MKRIIKKVAVLGSGVMGSRIACHFAGAGIPVLLLDIAAEGRDRNKIVNDALTAAAKSNPSPLYTPDIVKRITTGNFDDHLKDINGCDWVIEVVVERLDIKRQLFDKVEQFRKPGSLITSNTSGIPIHLMAEGRSEDFKKHFCGTHFFNPPRYLRLLEIIPTKETGKEVVDFLMEYGDLILGKTTVLCKDTPAFIANRIGVYSIMSIFRLVDQLDLTIDEVEALTGPLIGRPKSATFRTADVVGIDTLVKVANGVYDNCPDDEARQIFKIPEWLNKITANNWLGDKTGQGFFKKVKTDKGSEILTLDLKSFEYKPRVKPQFASVEAAKPVEDLASRIGLLIAGKDKAADFLRQFHYSLFSYISHRIPEISDELYRVDDAMKAGFGWEIGAFETWDLLGVAKTTEAIKAAGHSVAPWIEEMIAAGHPSFYKIEKGKTLFYDIISKTYLPVPGGGAFIILKNYSDQLVWKNSSCKLYNIGDDVLALQWNTKMGTIGGDVLSGIQTAIEKAEKDFKGLVIANDGANFSAGANIGMIFMLAVEQEYDELDFAIRAFQNAMMRVRYSSIPVVVAPHGLALGGGCELSLHSDKICAAAETYTGLVELGVGVIPGGGGSKEFALRAADEMHAGEPENITLQNRFLTIATAKVATSAYEAFNLGIYRKGLDEVVMNQDRRVAEAKRSVIDLYDGGYTMPVQRTDIKVLGRSALGALLAGIHAMEQGQYATEHDAKVARKLAYVMCGGDLSEPTLVSEQYLLNLEREAFLSLCGERKTLERLQSVIKTGKPIRN
- a CDS encoding DUF1835 domain-containing protein — protein: MIHIVFNEVEMELMRKVQELDESLAGDVIQIKDDYAVGPVDQIYETEGYQQRRDWWKQLLENSPYKEQSDLVDDKLTVHNLIKALQENEEERAWIWMGQNQHDVCGYYWLMPQLREFQGRVMVLYMNNLPFINEKGQIFYPSWLSEIQPSEFLKAKKLARPITLSEYEVDPDEWNKLTQENALVRILEGGKKIVSREDGFYDAEILKNITGEWQKVSRVLQNTLNRMKIKTGDVFLMWRIRMLIEAGRIVTEGDINKDWKSFDVKLPGPGRQMELLPELNENGQ
- a CDS encoding type II toxin-antitoxin system VapC family toxin; the protein is MKIFVDANILVAVVNKQYPVFTYASRVLSWATANKHQLVTSAVALAITYYFAEKKHGATSAKARMVLLMQYVLIADCGNDEVVLAACDKKVKDFEDGLQYYSALNAGCSCIVTENTADFYFSSVDVLSAQNFLLKYYRK
- a CDS encoding DUF4260 domain-containing protein — its product is MKWLLKTEELVMLLLSIFLLWNSDAAWYWYLLVLLGPDISMVGYLVNDKVGAALYNLFHHKGLAILIFLAGMYLSIDLLLRAGVVLFGHAALDRMVGYGLKYNKGFAFTHLGVIGKHKGQNEVA
- a CDS encoding bestrophin family protein gives rise to the protein MYTTRFIQLKYLVPNTVYTIFIPMVSSLLVYILYVVLGYHNIAIPLLPVTLIGTAVSFYVGFKNNSSYDRMWEARRIWGGITNSSRMWGTMVLQLTNDKETSKKLIRRHIAWCNMLRLQLRRNKVWSETYYQRYTSPLQRNDEDSFEQKADRILTKYLTPEDYAQVKKKGNIASYLLNMQNADLKALKENDVIDAMEYMTMCNIIQELYNNQGGCERIKNYPFPRQYAVFSRLFVDVFMFILPFGLISQIIELTPTVPWLIFPVCLVVAWIFNSMEQVGDFSENPFENAVTDVPMSAMCRSIAVDLQEMMDEQDVQERLKPINGILM